The region GCAAGACTTTCGGACACCATCGACGTCAACGGCGACGGCGTCGGCGGCGACCCGCTGCCGGGCGTCGAACTGAACTCGCTCAACCGCGGCACCGACCGCGAGGAGTTCTTGCTGAAGCTCGGCCAGTTCAACGCCACTCAGCCGGCCAGCTCGCAGATCATCATCCCGGCGAACTTCCGCTTCGGCGATAACTTCCAGTCGGAAGACATTCGCATCACCAAGACCTTCAAGTTCCGCGAGCGCTGGCAGCTTCAAGGATTCTTCGAGGTCTTCAACATCTTCAACATCTCGAACCTGACCGGCTATGGTCAGACGCTGGGCTCCGGCTTCGGCGTGCCGACGGGCCGCGCCGGCCAGAACTTCGGCACCGGCGGGCCGCGTGCCATCCAGCTCGGCGGTCGCTTCCAGTTCTAAGCGGCGGTCGGACGAGAATAAAAAGCGCGCCGGGCTAGGATTAGCCCGGCGCGCTTTTTTAGTTTAAGGCGGCCGTGCGCCCGTCAGGCGACAGACGCGGCGCGCTGAATCACTCGGCGCCGGTGATGGCTTGAATCTGTAGCTGCAAGCGCCGCAGGTTGGCTTGCTCTTCGGGCGGCAGCCTTAGCTCGCTGTGTGAGCGCACCGCAAAGGCGGCTTCTTCCTGCCGCAGGCGTTCGAGCTTAACGTAGAGCGTAAAAAGGTAGCGCCGCGCGGCTTCGACCTGGCGCTCGGCGTCGGCCTCGCGGCCCTTCAATTCCTGTATAGCTTTGTCCATCGCGAAGACGCGAGATTGCAGCTTCACCAGCTTATTGATGTCGCCGGTGTCGCGGATCTTCCGCTCGACGGCCTGCATCTGCTGGCGCTCGCGCTGACGGTCTTCGAGGACGGCGCGCGTCTGTAACAGCTTCGCCTCCATCTCTTGCAACGTGGCTTCAGCTTTCGCCAATTGACTATTGTGATGGCTATTGCGTGGCAGCATAACGATCCCTGGGCGCGGCTCCCTTGCTCGTTGAATGGGTTATGTACCGGTTGTGCGACAGTAGGGGCAGTCTTCCAAGAGAGTAGAGCGAAGCGGCTGAGGATGCAAGAGTATTTGCAGCAGGCGGCAGGAGGAAGCCGAAAAACGGCTGAGAAGACTGACAAAACTCAGGAAGCGGCGCGCCACGCTTTGAACTCAAGCCGCAGATCATAAAGCTCGGAGGCGAAGGTGTACAGGTCACGCGCCATCCGGTCAAGTTGCTGTGCCTGTCGCGCTTGTTCTCCTTTGATCGCCGTCACGTCATCTTCAATTCGGCCCACTCGCGTTTGCAGATCGCCAATCTGAGTTTGCAAATCGCCAACCTGAGTTTGCAAATTCCCAACCTGAGTCTGCAAATCGCCAACCTGCGTCTGAATGCCTTTCAGCATATCCACGATGGTTTCAAGCGTCGGTTGGGTATTGCTATTTTCCATTAGCGGTATCTTAAACCTGGAGTGGAAAGCCGTCAATGACTTTTAAGTCGTTTTCCGGTATGATAAGCCGATTCGGGTTATCCGCTAAACCGCAAAGACACGGTTGCGGGCGCGGGCTTCGAGCTGCTGCGCCTGTTCGATCATGGTGGCCAGCGTCGGCCCGCTGTGGGCGACCGGAAGCCCCAGCTCGCGCTCCAGGTCGGCGAGCGTCAGGTCATCGAGAAAGATGTGTCCCGACTTCAAGCACGCCTGTTCCGGCACGATGACAAAGCTGCCGCGAATCTCTTCGCGCGCCCGCAGCACGTCGGTGCCGCCGAGCAAACCCGCAACCGTCACCTCCGGGCCGAAGAACCGATTTTGCACCGCCACGGTCTTCAGCCGCGTGCTGAATCGCTCATTCAATTCCGCGACGTAGCGCGCCAGGATCGGCTCAAACAACTGGCCTGTCACCACCGTGCCGTCGAGCCCGCCGGGCGCCAGCCGCATCGTTGATCCGAGGTCGCGCTTGAGCGTCGCCCGCGCCCCGATCACAAAGCGCCGCACCATGCCGACGCCGTCTTCGATCTGCGGATAATCGCCATAATGCCGGCGACCGGGCAGCGGCAAGCCGGCGCGCAGGTAAAACTCGTCGGCCAGAAAGACGAACGTCGAGCCGAAGCGCTCGCGAAACGCCCGCTGCACAGGGCGCATCTCGCTAATCAAGTCGCGCGCAAACTCCGGCGTTACCGCCGTCATTCGGTCTTTGTAGTTGTGCAATTCCGTAAACACAACCGGCACGACGGCCACGGATGAGAGGCGCGGATATAGCTCGGCCAAATCCTTAATCGTGCGGCGCAGCACCGCGCCGTCATTGATCGTCGGGCAGAGAACGATCTGCGCGTGCAGATCGATGCCCTGCTCGGCCAGATAGCGCATCTTGCCGAGCACGTCGTCCGGGCGTTTGCGCCCGAGCAGGTACTGGCGCACTTCGGGGTCCGTGGCATGCACGGAAACGTACTGCGGCGACAGGCGCTGCTCGACGATGCGCTCCAGCTCCATCTTCGAGATCGACGACATGGTGGTGTAATTGCCGTGCAGGAACGACAGGCGAACGTCTTCGTCTTTGAAGAAGAGCGATTCGCGCGCGCCTGCCGGGTTCTGATTACAGAAGCAGAAGATGCAATCGTTGGCGCACTGGCGCGGCGAGAAGTATTCGAAATCGAGCCCCCAGATTTCGCCCTCGGCCACTTCGACATCGATTTCGCGGGTCTCGCCCGACGCTTTGACGACTTCGAGCCGCACGCGGTCTTCGCTGCCGGTGTAGTATTGCCAGTCGAGAAAATCGCGCAGCGCCTGGCCGTTAGCCTTCATCACGCGGTCGCCGACGGCAAGACCGATTGCTTCGCCCAGCCCGAAAGCGTCCACGCCGCTGACCGTGACGCCGCGCTCTTTTTTGATGTTGATCGGATAGACCGTCTCGAACAGTTCTGTGTACATAGCAAGCCCTGGCACCATGCGAGCCTCAGGCTCGCACAGTAAATCATGTATTGTACACGGGCCGGCTGCGGATTTCACGGATTATTAGGCGCCCCTGTAGCCGCCGCGCCGCCCTTTACAGCCCGGCGGCGCGTATGTTAACTTTTTTGGGTTCAAGAGGAACAAGAATTTCTATCCGTGTAGAGGAGAGTAGCGAACGTGGCGTTAGCGAAGGAAGCAAAGACCGGCATCATCGGTCAGTACAGAGTTCACGAGTCGGACACCGGCTCGCCGGAAGTTCAGGTGGCGCTGTTGACGCAGCGCATCAACGACCTCACCGAGCACTTCAAAACGCATGTGAAAGATAACCATTCGCGGCGCGGCCTGCTGAAATTGGTCAGCCAGCGTCGGCGCTTGCTCGACTACTTGCGGCGCAAGAACGCCGAGCGCTACCGCGAAGTCATCAGTCGTCTGGGTATAAGGAAATAGAGATCACGAGGGAAAGGCCGCGCCAAAGCCAGGTTGCTTCGGGCGGCCTTCTCAATTGTCGGCTCTCTGGCGCGCGGCCAGTCGGCTCACACCCGCCAGGCAAGAAGCAACCGTTCGGGTACAGCCGGCCTGCGCAGTTTATTCTCGCACTCGCGCGTCGGTTTATCGGTTCAGACACCGCCATCGCACATGATGACCACGGGAGCGCGCCGGCCAGGCCGAGCGGCTCACCGTGGTTTCGTTTTTTTCAGGCAACCCCTGCACACCCCGGCTCGCCGCCCGTATGGCGCATAGTCCGGCGTGGCAGCCAGCAAAGTCGCGCAACCCAGGACGGGCCATCCCGGCAACCATCGGGGCGCTCAAGGATGGAAGCAGGCGTGATGCACTTCGCACCCCAGGGTCGCGATCAGGGCCGCTCATAGGCCGCCCCGGCGATCATCGAATGGGGCCGAAGCCGCCAGGCGCACACGCCCTGCGCGCGCAGCGGAAGGAATAAGGAGACAGATATGGAGTTGAAAGAAAGCGTTCAATTAGGCGGACTCGACTTTTCTATCGAGACCGGCAAAGTCGCCAAACAGGCGGATGGCGCGGTGATCGTGCGCTACGGCGACACAATGGTTCTCGTCTCGGCGGTCGGCTCGACGCCGCGCCCTGACATTAACTTTTTCCCGCTCACGGTTGAATACCGCGAGTACGGCTATGCCGCAGGGCGCATCCCCGGCAACTACTTTCGCCGCGAAGGCCGCCCGTCGGAAAAAGAGACCCTGACCTCGCGGCTCATTGACCGCCCGCTGCGCCCGCTGTTCCGCGAAGGCTACCGCGACGACACGCAGGTGATCGCGCTCGTGCTGTCGGCGGACGAAAACTATGATTCCGACGTGCTGGCGATTACCGGCGCCTCGGCGGCGCTTTACCTGTCGGATATCCCGTTCGAAAACCCCATAGCCGGCGTGCGCGTCGGCTTGATCGAAGACCGCTTCATCGTCAACCCGACCTACGACCAGACGCGCGCCTCGCAACTCAACCTCATCGTCGCAGGCTCCGAAGAAGCCATCGTGATGGTCGAAGCCGGCGCGCAGGAGATCTCGGAAGAGGTCATGGTCGAAGCCTTGATGTTCGGCCATAACGAGATCAAGAAGCTCTGCCGCATGCAAAAGGAGATGTATCAAAAGCTCGGCGTCACCAAGCGCGAAAGGCCGGCGCCCGAGCTTGACGCCGAGATGATGAACGACATCTCTGGCCGCATCACCGATGACTTGCGCGACGCGCTCGACACCGGCAAGCACGGCAAGCTGGAAAGCTATGCCAAGGTGGACGCGCTCAAAGAGGCCACCGTCGCGGGCTACCCCGAAGAGGAGCCCGACAAGCGTAAGATGGCCAAGACGATCTTCGATCACCTGAAAGAGAAGGTCTTCCGCGAAGACATTCTCGAACGCCGCCACAGGCCCGACGGGCGGCGCTTCAGCGAGATTCGTCCGATCTCGATTGAGACCGGCTGGCTGCCGCGCACTCACGGCTCGGCGCTGTTCACACGCGGCGAGACGCAGGCCATCGTCACGGCGACCCTCGGCACCAGCGAAGACACTCAGTTCATGGATGACCTGGAGAAGGGCGAGATCAAGCGGCGCTTCATTCTGGCTTACAACTTCCCGCCGTTTTCGGTTGGTGAAACGGGCCGCATCGGCTCGCCGGGACGCCGCGAGATCGGCCACGGCGCGCTGGCCCGCCGCGCCCTTGAGCCCATGCTGCCGAGCGAAGAAGAGTTCGCCTACACCCTGCGCATCGTCAGCGACATCACCGAGTCGAACGGCTCAAGCTCGATGGCGACCATCTGCGGCGGCTCGCTGGCGCTGATGGATGCCGGCGTGCCTGTGAAGCGCGCGGTCGCCGGCGTGGCGATGGGGCTGGTGATGGAGGGCAATCGTTACGCGATTCTCACAGACATCGCCGGCGCCGAAGACCACTATGGCGATATGGACTTCAAAGTCGCCGGCACGCGCAATGGCATCACGGCGTTGCAGATGGACATCAAGGCCACAGGCATCAACGCCCGCATTCTCGCCGACGCGTTGCAGCAGGCCAAGGATGGCCGCTTCTATATCCTCGACAAGATGGAGGCGGCGCTCAACACGCCGCGCGAAGAGATCAGCCAGTACGCGCCGCGCATCCTCACCATCCAGATTCCCGTTGATAAGATTCGCGACGTCATCGGGCCGGGCGGCAAGGTGATCCGCGGCATCGTCGAGAAGACCGGCGCCAAGATCGATGTCGAAGACAGCGGGCGCATCAACATCGCTTCGGCGAATCTGGAAAAGGCCGAAGCCGCCAAGGCGATCATCGAAGGCATTACGGCGGTGCCCGAACTGAACAAGACCTATCTTGGCACGGTCCAGCGAATCGCCGACTTCGGCGCGTTCGTCGAGATTCTGCCCGGTACGGACGGCTTGCTGCACGTTTCCGAGATTGCCGATTATCGCGTCCGCGACGTGCGCGACGAATTGCACGAGGGGCAGCAGTTATTGGTCAAGGTGATCAATGTTGACCCGTCGGGCAAGATTCGCCTGTCGCGCAAGGCTGTGTTGAAGGACGAGCGCGCCGAGCGCGGCGAAGAAGAGCCGGAAGATGATCGCGGCAACCGCGACGGCGAAGGCGGGGAAGAGCGCGGCTATCGTGAAGATCGCCCGCGCGACGACCGCCCGCGTGATGATCGCCCGCGCGGCCCACGTCCCGGCGGCGGCGGGCGTGACCGCCGGCCCGGCGGCGGCGGCGGCGGCCGCGGCCCGCGCCGCTAAAGCCGACACTTCAAAAGCGAGTCGAGTGGCAAGGGCAACGATGGCAACGTAGGCCATCGTTGCCTTTTTTCTTTCCGGGCAGATCAAATTGCGACCGGCGGCTCGGCGTGGCATTATATCCCTGGACATTCGATCATTGCCGAACCGACATTCCAGGGAGCAATGATCCATGCGTCATACCTTTCTTTTCCGCCGCTTCATTCTAATCGCTCTGATTCTGGCCGCGGGCTTCACTGCCGCGGCCTTCTTCGATCACGCGGTTGCGGCACAGCAAGAGGCGACCGATCCTTTCTGGAGCGACATCAAAGAGCGGCATATTAAAAACCGCGAGAGCCGCAATATATTTCCCGAGTCATACCGTACCGTGCGCCTGAGGAAGCAAGCGCTCCGACAGGCGCTCGCCGGCGCGCCGCCGGAGTTCACCGCCCATGCCGAGCGCAACGACGTGCGGATCAGCATGCCGCTGCCCGATGGCAGCTTCGGCAACTTCCGCGTTGAGGAATCGCCGATTATGGAGCCTTCGCTCGCCGCTCGCTTGCCCGACCTGAAGACCTATGCCGGTCAGGCGGTGGATGATCCGGCGGTGACAATGCGCTTCAGCTGGTCGCCCGATGGCTTGCAGGCCATCATCCTGTCGCCGAAAGGCATCGTCATCGTCGCCCCTTATGCCGGCGATAACAGCCGCGATTACCTGGTCTATTACAGCGCCCTCGATTCTCAGGAGATGGTCTCGAAGCAATGCCTGGTGAGCGGCGCGATGCAGAACGAAGCTCTGTCTCGCGGCGCGGTTCAGCCTATGGATGACTTCGCCCCCAGCGTCGTCGCCGGCTCGACCTTGCGCACCTACCGGCTGGCGGTCGCCGCCACAGGCGAGTTCACCCAACAATATGGCGGCGGCAGCGTCACGCAGACGCAAACGGCTATCGCGCAGAACGTCAACCTGATTAATGCCATCTACCAGAAAGAGCTTTCCATTCGCTTGACGCTGATCGATAACACCCCGATCATCTTCACCGACCCGAACACCGACGGGTATACCAACAGCAATCCCGGCACGATGCTCACAGAGAACCAGACGAAGCTGGACGCGGTGATCGGCTCGGCCAATTACGACATCGGCCATGTCTATGGCGCGATTACCGGCTTGCCTGCCGGGTCGCGCTCGTTTTCGGGGATCGCGTTTATCGGCGTCGCCTGCGCGGCGGGCCAGAAAGGCAAAGGCGCGTCGACGATGGGCGGCGGCTCGACCACCGACACCATTTTTGTAACCGGCATTACGCACGAGTTCGGCCATGAGCTAGGCGCGTCGCACAGCTTTAACACCGGCTCCAGCCCCTGCGGGCCG is a window of Blastocatellia bacterium DNA encoding:
- the pnp gene encoding polyribonucleotide nucleotidyltransferase, which codes for MELKESVQLGGLDFSIETGKVAKQADGAVIVRYGDTMVLVSAVGSTPRPDINFFPLTVEYREYGYAAGRIPGNYFRREGRPSEKETLTSRLIDRPLRPLFREGYRDDTQVIALVLSADENYDSDVLAITGASAALYLSDIPFENPIAGVRVGLIEDRFIVNPTYDQTRASQLNLIVAGSEEAIVMVEAGAQEISEEVMVEALMFGHNEIKKLCRMQKEMYQKLGVTKRERPAPELDAEMMNDISGRITDDLRDALDTGKHGKLESYAKVDALKEATVAGYPEEEPDKRKMAKTIFDHLKEKVFREDILERRHRPDGRRFSEIRPISIETGWLPRTHGSALFTRGETQAIVTATLGTSEDTQFMDDLEKGEIKRRFILAYNFPPFSVGETGRIGSPGRREIGHGALARRALEPMLPSEEEFAYTLRIVSDITESNGSSSMATICGGSLALMDAGVPVKRAVAGVAMGLVMEGNRYAILTDIAGAEDHYGDMDFKVAGTRNGITALQMDIKATGINARILADALQQAKDGRFYILDKMEAALNTPREEISQYAPRILTIQIPVDKIRDVIGPGGKVIRGIVEKTGAKIDVEDSGRINIASANLEKAEAAKAIIEGITAVPELNKTYLGTVQRIADFGAFVEILPGTDGLLHVSEIADYRVRDVRDELHEGQQLLVKVINVDPSGKIRLSRKAVLKDERAERGEEEPEDDRGNRDGEGGEERGYREDRPRDDRPRDDRPRGPRPGGGGRDRRPGGGGGGRGPRR
- a CDS encoding DUF512 domain-containing protein, yielding MYTELFETVYPINIKKERGVTVSGVDAFGLGEAIGLAVGDRVMKANGQALRDFLDWQYYTGSEDRVRLEVVKASGETREIDVEVAEGEIWGLDFEYFSPRQCANDCIFCFCNQNPAGARESLFFKDEDVRLSFLHGNYTTMSSISKMELERIVEQRLSPQYVSVHATDPEVRQYLLGRKRPDDVLGKMRYLAEQGIDLHAQIVLCPTINDGAVLRRTIKDLAELYPRLSSVAVVPVVFTELHNYKDRMTAVTPEFARDLISEMRPVQRAFRERFGSTFVFLADEFYLRAGLPLPGRRHYGDYPQIEDGVGMVRRFVIGARATLKRDLGSTMRLAPGGLDGTVVTGQLFEPILARYVAELNERFSTRLKTVAVQNRFFGPEVTVAGLLGGTDVLRAREEIRGSFVIVPEQACLKSGHIFLDDLTLADLERELGLPVAHSGPTLATMIEQAQQLEARARNRVFAV
- the rpsO gene encoding 30S ribosomal protein S15; the protein is MALAKEAKTGIIGQYRVHESDTGSPEVQVALLTQRINDLTEHFKTHVKDNHSRRGLLKLVSQRRRLLDYLRRKNAERYREVISRLGIRK